TAAAAACACAGTAAAAAGTTCGTGTAAATCTTTAAAAGTATCTTTAGGAGCATCTAGGCTTGGTATGCTAGCTTTTCCTCCGCGTTCGTTTACAAACTTTACTAATTTAAGCATGTGTACTCTTTCTTCTTCGGATTGGTTGTAAAAGAATCCTGCAACACCGTTGTAACCGATAACTTCTGCCCAAGTAGCCATTGCTAAATATTTCATAGAAGCATTAGCTTCTAAGTGTATTTGAGTGTTTAGTGCTTTTTCTATTGTTTCTGATAACATATTTTGTTGTTTTTTAGTGATAAAAAAACTCTTTAAAAACAATTAAGAAATCATATTTAAGTAAATAAGATGTCATTTGTTTTTAAAGAGCTATGGTAAATTTAATGAACTCAAAGTCTTATTACAACTTATTCTGTAGGAAGTGTAATATTTATATTTAATTCAGATAAAACTTCTTGAGAAACAGCTGCAGGAGCGTTAATCATTACGTCTCTACCTGAATTGTTTTTAGGGAAGGCAATAAAATCTCTAATAGTTTCTTGTCCTCCTAAAATAGCAACCAATCTGTCTAAACCAAAAGCCAAACCTCCGTGTGGTGGAGCTCCGTATTCAAAAGCATTCATTAAAAATCCGAATTGCTCTTTGGCTTCTTCAGGAGTAAATCCTAAATGTTTAAACATTAATTCTTGAGTAGCTTTGTCGTAAATTCTAATAGAACCTCCACCAATTTCGTTTCCGTTTAAAACCAAATCGTAAGCATTGGCTCTTACTTTACCAGGATCTGTATCTAACAATTCCATATCCTCTTTTTTAGGACTGGTAAAAGGGTGGTGCATTGCGTGGTATCTTTCAGTTTCCTCATCCCATTCTAATAAAGGGAAGTCAACTACCCATAATGGAGCAAATTCGTTAGATTTTCTTAAACCTAAACGCTCAGCTAATTCCATACGTAAAGCAGAAAGTTGAGCTCTTGTTTTGTTTGCAGGTCCAGATAATACACAAATTAAATCTCCAGCTTTAGCTCCAGTTGCTTTTGCCCAAGCAGCTAAATCTTCTTGGTCATAAAATTTATCTACAGATGATTTAAAAGTACCATCTTCGTTACATTTTACATAGACCATTCCTAAAGCTCCTACTTGAGGACGCTTAACCCATTCTATTAATTTATCGATTTCTTTACGAGTATAGCTTCCACCATTTGGCACAGCAATACCCACTACCAATTCGGCATCGTTAAATACCTTAAAATCTTTGTGTTGAGCAACGGTGTTTAACTCTCCAAACTCCATTCCAAAACGGATGTCTGGTTTGTCGTTACCATAAGTTTTCATGGCGTGCTCAAAAGTCATTCTTGGGAAATCTCCAATTTCTACATTGTTCACTTTTTTAAGTAAGTGACGAGTCATTCCTTCAAAAATGTTTAAAATATCTTCTTGTTCCACAAACGCTAATTCACAGTCAATTTGTGTGAATTCTGGTTGTCTATCGGCGCGTAAATCTTCATCACGGAAACATTTTACAATCTGAAAATATTTATCCATTCCACCTACCATTAGCAATTGCTTAAATGTTTGTGGAGATTGTGGTAAGGCGTAAAACTCACCTTCGTTCATTCTAGAAGGAACAATAAAATCACGAGCTCCTTCTGGCGTAGATTTTATCAAATAAGGAGTTTCAACTTCTATAAAGTCTTGATTAGATAAGTAGTTACGAACTTCTTGTGCTACTTTACTTCTAAATATCAAGTTGTTTTTTACTGGGTTTCTACGGATGTCTAAATATCTGTATTTCATACGGATATCTTCACCACCATCTGTATTGTCTTCAATAGTAAAAGGAGGAAGTTTTGCTTCGTTTAAAATGGTTAGTTCTTTTACTAAAACTTCAATTTCTCCGGTAGCAATATTTTTGTTTTTGGCCTCACGCTCAATAACAGTTCCTTTTACTTGAATCACAAATTCTCTACCTAAAGTTTTGGCTTTGTCTAGAATTTCTTTTGGAGTTCTGTCTTCATCAAAAATAAGTTGAGTAATTCCGTATCTATCACGTAAATCCACCCATACCATAAATCCTTTATCTCTAGATTTTTGAACCCATCCTGATAAAGTAACCTCTTGGTTTGCATTTTCAATTCTTAATTCTCCGTTAGTGTGACTTCTGTACATGTTATTGTGCTTGAATTTAAAGGGGCAAAGTTACTTTTTTAATTCGATGTCTGAAAGCTAATTTTAGCTTTGTACGTACTTCATTAAATCATAAAATCCACCTAGACTTTTTAGGTGGATTTTATGGTTTTGATTTAAATGAAAATTATTTTTTAGCTAATAAATCTCTAATTTCTGTAAGCAACTCTTCTTGAGAAGGTTTTTTAACTTTTGGCGCTTCTTTTTTCTTGGTTTTTTCATATGCTTTTATAAAAATAAAAATGACAAAACCAATAATAACAAAGTCTATAATGGCTTGTAAAAAGTTTCCATAAGTAAGTACTGCTGCATCGGCTTGTTTTGCTTGAGCTAAGGTGTCGTATTTTCCTTCGCCTAAAACGATAAATAAATTGGCAACGTTTTTATTTCCTAAAAAAAGTCCTACTATGGGCATTAAAATATCGGCAGCTAAAGAGCTTACAATGGTTTTAAAAGCTCCACCAATAATTACAGCTGTTGCTAAACTTACAATATCGCCTTTCATTAAAAAGGCTTTAAAGTTTTTAAAAAAGGTAAATGTTTTGGTTTTTAGTTGATCCATAAAAAATAGTTTTAATCAATAAAAGTCCTTTTGATTCTTTGTGCCATAGCCGTTAGAATTTCATAAGAAATAGTATTGCATATTTTGGCAAACTCTTCAACAGTTTTTTGATTGTTAAAAATAATAACTTCATCACCTTCTTTGCAGTCTATATTGGTTACGTTTACTAAAATCATATCCATACAAACATTTCCAGAAGTGTAAGCTTTTTGTCCGTTGATGGTAACATATCCGTTTCCACAACCTAAAGGTCTAGAAAATCCATCGGCATGACCAATAGGAATAATGGCAATTTTCTCATCTTTTTGAGCTGTAAATGCCATGTTATAACTAATGCTATCTCCCTTTTTTACTGTTCTAATTTGTGAGATAATAGATTTTAAAGTGGCAACATTTTTTAATTGGGCAGTTTCTTTTTCATCATTTCCAAATCCGTACAAACCAATTCCCATTCTTACCATATTAAAATGTGCATTAGAATAGTTGATAATTCCGGATGTATTACTCATATGAACCGTAAAGTGGTCTGTTAATTTTGACTGTAATTGCGCAATAATATTGTTAAAAGTTGTGATTTGTTTTTCCGTAAATTCTTTTTCATTTAAATCTTCACTTGCGGCAATATGAGAAAATGCAGAAGCCACTTTAATGTGTTTGTTATTTTCTATCAACGAAAGTAGTTCATCAACTTCATCAGTATTAAATCCTAATCTGTTTAGGCCAGAATTGAATTTTAAATGAATAGGATATGCTTCTAAATGATTCTTTTTAGCAAAAGCAATAAATTGTTTTAAAGTGTAAAGAGAATAAATATTAGGCTCTAAGTGATGTTGAATGATTAACTCATAATTTGCTACTTGAGCGTGTAAAACCAAGATTGGAGTTTTAATTCCGTTTTCTCTAAGTTTTATTCCTTCATCGGCATAAGCAACACCAAAATAATCAACTTTTTCTTCTTCAAGACTTTTAGCAATATTAACAGGTTCTAAACCATAAGCAAAAGCTTTAACAACCGCTAAAGTTTGGGTGTTAGGCTTGGTTTTGCTTTTAAGATAATTAAAGTTGTGCTTTAAAGCAGATAAGCTGATTTCTAGCTTTGTAACATGATGGTTTTGCATGCTAATTGTTTTTGTTGTTTGCTTTGTAAAAAGCAGCTCTACTTAGCGGTTCGTAGTTTTCATTTTCTCCTAACATCACTAATTTTTCACTGTCATTTTTTCGGTGACTGTAATGGGCTAAGTTTCCTGTTTTGGTGCAAATAGCGTGGACTTTGGTTACGTACTCTGCGGTAGCCATTAAATTTGGCATAGATCCAAAAGGTTTTCCTTTAAAATCCATATCTAACCCAGCAACAATAACCCTTATACCTTTGTTTGCTAAATCGTTACAAACGCTAACAATTTCATCATCAAAAAACTGTGCTTCATCAATTCCTACCACATCTACATAGTTAGCTAATAATCGAATATTAGCTGCTGCAGGAACAGGTGTGGAACGAATATATTTTTCATCGTGAGAAACAACATTTTCCTCATCATAACGAGTGTCTACAGAAGGTTTAAAGATTTCTATACGTTGTTTAGCAATTTGAGCACGTCTTAATCTACGAATTAATTCTTCGGTTTTACCCGAAAACATAGATCCGCAGATGACTTCAATCCATCCAAATTGTTCTTTATGGTTTACAGTGTTTTCAAGAAACATTTTGTATTTTTATCGATGTTAGTATATCTAAAATTGCTAATGCTAGCAAAAGATAAGTGTACAAATTTATCAAATAAAGTCTTACGCTCTAACCTAAATTTATCAAAGTATTTATGCAAAAAAAATTAGAGGCAGAATTGATGAGCATTGCTCACAGTATTTTGCAAATGAAAAATAGAGATGATTTAAAAGCTTTGAAACAAAAAGCTTATGAAACGTATGAAAAACTTGCAGTGCTATCTTATATAGAAGACTTTGTTAAAGAAACACCTCAAAATACTAAAACTGTAGAGGAGTTGGTTAAAGAAACTTTTGACGAGCCTATAAGTGAGGTTGAAAAAGTAGAAGCGCCTGAGCCAGTAAAGGTTGAGTTGGTAGAAGAAATTAAGGAGGTAGTTACCGAGGAAGTTGTAGAGATTGAAGAAGAACCTAAAGAAGATGTTTCTTTGGATTTGTTTACAAAAGTAGAAGAGAGCAAAGTGGAAGAAAAAACTGAAAGTGCTTCTAACCTACAATCCTCATTAGAAAAAGAATTTGGAAATACAGTTTCTTTAGATATAGCTACGGATTTATTTGAAAATGCTACTCGTGTAGCTCCTAAAAAATCTTTGAATGATGTTGCTATGCAGCAAAAGAATTTACAAATAGATTTAAATGATAGAATTGCTTTTGTAAAACATTTATTTGATGATAGTCAAGAAGATTTTAATAGAGTAGTATCTCAGTTAAACACCATGTCTTCGGAAAAAGAAGCCACATCGTTCTTAAAAATGGTAAAAAAGGAGTATAATTGGAGCGGAAAAGAAATCTATGAAGATAGATTGATTTTGTTAATAGAACGAAAATTTAATTAAAAGAGAAGAATGAGTTTAAAAGCAGAAGATTTTAACAAAATATTTGATGCTGTGATAGCAAAATATCACGTGATTGATGATGTAGATCAGCCTTTTACTAATGTATATGATGCTAGTACTTTAGAGCATTTGTTATATAGAAAATGTTGGATAGATACTGTACAGTGGCATTACGAAGACATTATTCGTTTACCAGATATTGACCCTACTGAGGCTTTGGCTTTAAAGAGAAAGATTGATGCTTCTAATCAAGATAGAACTGATATGGTAGAATATGTAGATAGTTATTTTTTACAAAAGTATATAGATGTAAA
Above is a genomic segment from Wenyingzhuangia fucanilytica containing:
- a CDS encoding ferritin; its protein translation is MLSETIEKALNTQIHLEANASMKYLAMATWAEVIGYNGVAGFFYNQSEEERVHMLKLVKFVNERGGKASIPSLDAPKDTFKDLHELFTVFLESEEQVTESINHLVFQTLEEKNYTVHNFLQWYVAEQAEEESLARTILDKLKIIGNDKSGTYLFDKDIEGIVAQTEINAKNE
- the aspS gene encoding aspartate--tRNA ligase; translation: MYRSHTNGELRIENANQEVTLSGWVQKSRDKGFMVWVDLRDRYGITQLIFDEDRTPKEILDKAKTLGREFVIQVKGTVIEREAKNKNIATGEIEVLVKELTILNEAKLPPFTIEDNTDGGEDIRMKYRYLDIRRNPVKNNLIFRSKVAQEVRNYLSNQDFIEVETPYLIKSTPEGARDFIVPSRMNEGEFYALPQSPQTFKQLLMVGGMDKYFQIVKCFRDEDLRADRQPEFTQIDCELAFVEQEDILNIFEGMTRHLLKKVNNVEIGDFPRMTFEHAMKTYGNDKPDIRFGMEFGELNTVAQHKDFKVFNDAELVVGIAVPNGGSYTRKEIDKLIEWVKRPQVGALGMVYVKCNEDGTFKSSVDKFYDQEDLAAWAKATGAKAGDLICVLSGPANKTRAQLSALRMELAERLGLRKSNEFAPLWVVDFPLLEWDEETERYHAMHHPFTSPKKEDMELLDTDPGKVRANAYDLVLNGNEIGGGSIRIYDKATQELMFKHLGFTPEEAKEQFGFLMNAFEYGAPPHGGLAFGLDRLVAILGGQETIRDFIAFPKNNSGRDVMINAPAAVSQEVLSELNINITLPTE
- the mscL gene encoding large conductance mechanosensitive channel protein MscL; the encoded protein is MDQLKTKTFTFFKNFKAFLMKGDIVSLATAVIIGGAFKTIVSSLAADILMPIVGLFLGNKNVANLFIVLGEGKYDTLAQAKQADAAVLTYGNFLQAIIDFVIIGFVIFIFIKAYEKTKKKEAPKVKKPSQEELLTEIRDLLAKK
- the alr gene encoding alanine racemase, producing the protein MQNHHVTKLEISLSALKHNFNYLKSKTKPNTQTLAVVKAFAYGLEPVNIAKSLEEEKVDYFGVAYADEGIKLRENGIKTPILVLHAQVANYELIIQHHLEPNIYSLYTLKQFIAFAKKNHLEAYPIHLKFNSGLNRLGFNTDEVDELLSLIENNKHIKVASAFSHIAASEDLNEKEFTEKQITTFNNIIAQLQSKLTDHFTVHMSNTSGIINYSNAHFNMVRMGIGLYGFGNDEKETAQLKNVATLKSIISQIRTVKKGDSISYNMAFTAQKDEKIAIIPIGHADGFSRPLGCGNGYVTINGQKAYTSGNVCMDMILVNVTNIDCKEGDEVIIFNNQKTVEEFAKICNTISYEILTAMAQRIKRTFID
- a CDS encoding thymidine kinase is translated as MFLENTVNHKEQFGWIEVICGSMFSGKTEELIRRLRRAQIAKQRIEIFKPSVDTRYDEENVVSHDEKYIRSTPVPAAANIRLLANYVDVVGIDEAQFFDDEIVSVCNDLANKGIRVIVAGLDMDFKGKPFGSMPNLMATAEYVTKVHAICTKTGNLAHYSHRKNDSEKLVMLGENENYEPLSRAAFYKANNKNN
- a CDS encoding DUF4254 domain-containing protein, producing MSLKAEDFNKIFDAVIAKYHVIDDVDQPFTNVYDASTLEHLLYRKCWIDTVQWHYEDIIRLPDIDPTEALALKRKIDASNQDRTDMVEYVDSYFLQKYIDVKPKSTAKINSESPAWAIDRLSILALKIYHMQEEVTRESASASHKEACQKKLDILLEQRVDLSTAINDLIADIESGDKYMKVYKQMKMYNDDELNPMLYKKK